TTTTTTGTGGAGATAATGTTCATTCATTAACTTTCTTTTGATTTTACGTCCTCTTCTTAACAACGTCTTTTAAGAAAATCTTTTAACAAGCCAATACCATTCGCAATGTCGATTCATCGTTCAAAGATCAATTCGTCTTTTAACTGAAGCGTTTCTAAGTCATGGCGCTGCATTTTGTAATCAGAAATAGTTAATAATAAATCGTCTATATAAAGAATCCTATCAACATTCTTATCACTTCCATACCAATGGCTTCCTGCTTTGATATAATCCATTACATTCAAGTGAGTGATCTCTTTTTTAAGCTGAAATCCTTCCTCTAAGTCAAGGCCATACACATGGGCACCCTGAAAAGTGAACATACCTCTCTGCCACGGATTTTTTTCCTGTTCTTCATTGGATTTTGTCATAATGGTAATTGGAAAAGCAATAAGATCTCTTTCTTTGGAAAACAGTAAAGCCCTATGGTTTCGAAGCAATTCGGAATCGGTACCCGTATCTCCTATTTCTAATTTAAACTTTTCAATAGGTGCTTCCACATCTGTCACATCAAATAGTCCTATTTTAAACCCGCCCGGAATGGCATTTCCTTTTATATCATACACTTCTTTTCCAAAACCTAAAATATGATTTTCGTCATAGGGATGAAGGTAATCACTATAGCCAGGAATTTTCAAATATCCAAGTATTTTAGGATGAAGTGGATCTTTTATATCAATAACATAAAAGGGATCTATCTCTCTAAAGGTCACTAAATAAGCTCTGTCACCCATAAATCTAGCGGAATATATCCTTTCCGTCGGAGCTATGTCTTCTATAGAACCAACGATTTTCAAATCCAAATCCAGGATAAAAACATGGTTTTTGGATGTATGTTCATCCATCCTCCACATTTGACCAGTAGTAGTCGCCACTCTAAAGGTTTCATCATACTCATCCATCGAAAACTGATTTAACACCCTTCCTGGCACTGTTCCTGTTGCCTGGTGTTTAATAGCTCCTTCTTTTAGCGCAAATCTAAAAATATCCGTTTCTGTTTCTCCTGCTTTCCTTTTTTCCATGGCCATATATAGATTTTTCCGAGATGCATATAGATGATCTCCACGTCCCATAAGCACTTCTGTTATCACAGGTTTATCGATATGATCCAGTTGAACGCCAGCAACCGTTATATAGTTAGCTGTGATAGAATCTGGAAAATAACCTATTTCTTCAAATTCAACTTGTTGCACCTCCCCATCTCTTATTGCCGAATCTTTATATTTGGGCTTCATGTATGATTTAGCTTTTTCTGCTTCAACTCGATTCATTCCGTAATAATCAAGGTTTCGATTGGTCACAAAATAAATATCTTTCCCTATTTTTCTGGATGTAAACAACTGTCCTTCCAAGATAACTTCTCGAATCATCGCTGCTTCTTCAGGATTTTTTATATCATAAACCTGTAACCTGGAAGTAGATGGCATGTTCCAGTAGAAAGATGGATATATCCTTCTTCCATCTATTCCTTCTGCCACATCAGAAACAGTCAGCTCCGAACTTTCTGCCGAATCATAAAGTACCGGGTCCTTAATAGGTCTCAAAGAAGGTCCCGACCCTAGCACAACCAAATAATCGTCATCCAGATATATTTCTGTAGGTCGAAAACCATCATTTAGATCAATACTACCTATTTTTTCCATGGATGATGCTGGATCAACTTTTAAGATAAGAATTTTTCCCGCTGTAACACGATACAAATAACTTCCGTCTGTTTTTACGATATCTCCTTCGTCAACTCCCTCCACCTGTATATTGGTAGAAGAATAATCAATCGATTGTTTGGCAGAACTGTCTGCCGGAAGAGCTGATTCCATCGATTCTTCCATACCCCATTCTACAACATGGCGATAATCAAAATCCATTTCCTTTTCTTCCAGTAATTCTTTTAACTCTTCATATCCTGAAAGCTTACGAATTCCTGACGCCTCTTCTTCCGCTATTCCTGCGCCCGAAAAAACAACTCCACAGATCAAAAGAGAAATGCCTATGACTCTGATCCATTTTCCTTTCATTTGATTGCCTCCTCGCTCCCCTTTTCTTCCCTTTGCTTTCCTATTATTTATTTATACGTTCTATTTTCTGAAAAGTTGCATAAAAAAATCCTCCGAAAGATTTCTAGAGGATTTTTTTATTTGCTTTTTAACGATTCTATACTTTCCAGAGAATTTCTCCAACTGTTGCTTCTGTTTTTTCCAGCACAAACCCATCTTGTTGTTGATTTTCTAAAAAAGTTCGAATTTCCTTTTTTGTTATAGAGGATATTTCTTGCTTAATTTGAGTTTTTTTAATGTAGTGTTGAACTGCTTCTTCTATAGGCATTTTCATTTCCCACTCTCGATGATGAAGGTTCAACTCTGAATGAATGCCTTGTATTCTAAGTATATTTTGCATAGATTCGATTTTATTAGTGGGAGGAATCTTTTTATCTCCTACTTGTTTTTGAATTTCATCCCCTAATGTATCCTTTCGCTTTATAAAAGCACTGGCATAGCAATACCCCTTGCTAGCCGTCATCATTTTGTCAAAAGTATCCCAATTGTGTATTGCCGGTGACATAGAAGCGATCACCAGATCAAAATAACGGTTCCACCCATATTGTTTCAGATCAACTTCTTCCCAATTCCCTTTCATTAACGTAATGGAGGGAAGGCTTAGATCTTCAGCCTTTTCTTTCAGATGTTTCAACATATTTGACGAAATATCCATAGCGGTCACCTGGCAACCTTTTTTTGCAAAGGCAATACTATGTGTTCCTGGACCGCATCCAATATCCAACACCCTGCTCTGACTGGAAATAATACCTTTCTGAATCAGCTCTTCTACCATCTGATCTGCTTTTTCTTGACGTTTTTCAGCACGTTGATTAAACTCATTTGCCCTATCATCCCAGAAAGATTCGCAGGTTTCCATGTCTAACTCTTGATTTAACTGGTTAATCCAATACTCGATTTTTTCTTCATTCATTCGTAAATCATCCTTTCCATTTTCCCGATCATTGCCACGCTACAGCTCCCTCTTCTGCAAGAAAGAGATAATATTTCACCTGCATCTAAAAATACGGCTTTATCGTAACATCCTAGGGTCTGCCATACTCTCTAAATCTCTTCCTAATAACGCAAGAGAAGTTACTAAAAGTGTAAGAAAAAGCCAAGGAAACAGCAACCACCATTTCCAAAACGGAGTCATAAAGATCCCTTGAAAATTAACAGCATGGTGAATGATCAAACCCCAACTTCTTGAAGCTGGATCACCAAGACCTAAAAAAGCTAAGGAGGACTCGGTTACGATGGCCATACTTGCCAAACGGATCATGTTAATCATCAGTAATGGAAACAACTCTGGAATAAGATGTTTCCATATCATATAGGGAGCCTTCCCGCCGTAGTGAGATGCCATTTTGATATAAGGTTGTTCTCTTAGAGATAATGTGGCTGCTC
This genomic interval from Tindallia magadiensis contains the following:
- a CDS encoding class I SAM-dependent methyltransferase, with protein sequence MNEEKIEYWINQLNQELDMETCESFWDDRANEFNQRAEKRQEKADQMVEELIQKGIISSQSRVLDIGCGPGTHSIAFAKKGCQVTAMDISSNMLKHLKEKAEDLSLPSITLMKGNWEEVDLKQYGWNRYFDLVIASMSPAIHNWDTFDKMMTASKGYCYASAFIKRKDTLGDEIQKQVGDKKIPPTNKIESMQNILRIQGIHSELNLHHREWEMKMPIEEAVQHYIKKTQIKQEISSITKKEIRTFLENQQQDGFVLEKTEATVGEILWKV
- a CDS encoding beta-propeller domain-containing protein, giving the protein MKGKWIRVIGISLLICGVVFSGAGIAEEEASGIRKLSGYEELKELLEEKEMDFDYRHVVEWGMEESMESALPADSSAKQSIDYSSTNIQVEGVDEGDIVKTDGSYLYRVTAGKILILKVDPASSMEKIGSIDLNDGFRPTEIYLDDDYLVVLGSGPSLRPIKDPVLYDSAESSELTVSDVAEGIDGRRIYPSFYWNMPSTSRLQVYDIKNPEEAAMIREVILEGQLFTSRKIGKDIYFVTNRNLDYYGMNRVEAEKAKSYMKPKYKDSAIRDGEVQQVEFEEIGYFPDSITANYITVAGVQLDHIDKPVITEVLMGRGDHLYASRKNLYMAMEKRKAGETETDIFRFALKEGAIKHQATGTVPGRVLNQFSMDEYDETFRVATTTGQMWRMDEHTSKNHVFILDLDLKIVGSIEDIAPTERIYSARFMGDRAYLVTFREIDPFYVIDIKDPLHPKILGYLKIPGYSDYLHPYDENHILGFGKEVYDIKGNAIPGGFKIGLFDVTDVEAPIEKFKLEIGDTGTDSELLRNHRALLFSKERDLIAFPITIMTKSNEEQEKNPWQRGMFTFQGAHVYGLDLEEGFQLKKEITHLNVMDYIKAGSHWYGSDKNVDRILYIDDLLLTISDYKMQRHDLETLQLKDELIFER